The following DNA comes from Streptomyces sp. NBC_00690.
ACACAGCATGGGGGCGGCGATGGCACATGCCCTCGCCGCCCGGGTCGACCCGGATCTGCTGGTGCTGTCCGCTTGGCCCGCCAACGACCGGGGAGCGCACCGCCCCGGTCGAACCCCGTCGGAGCTCGTGGACTTCGTGCGTCTGCTCGACAGTCCCGGGACCGATGACCTGGAGGAGTCCGACGTGATCGACTACCTGCTCCCACCGCTACGGGCGGACCTGGCCCTGGGGGACGTACTGGCGCCACCGCGCACCGTCCCCCAGGTCAAGGCACCCATCCTGCTGGTGTACGCCGACGACGACCCGGCCATCCCCCCTGCCGACGTGCTCGCCTGGTCCGATCTCGTGGATGTGCGCCAACGGTTGCGCTTGCCGGGCGGCCACTTCGCGCTCTTCCACGAGACGCACACCGTCGCGGCGGCGATCGAAGGCTTCCTCGGCGAGGGCCGAGCTGCGAAGGCGGGTGACCCGCGGTGAGCACCTCACGACAGGACACGGCCCGACAGGAACTCCTGCGCCGCCGCCTGCAAGCCCTCAAACTCGCCGACGACACCTCGTCGAGCAGGGCGATCCGTCCACGCGACGATCCATACCGGGCGCCCCTGTCCTTCGCCCAACGGCGCATGTGGCTGCACCAGCAGGTCAATCCAGATAGCAGCGCCTACAACGTCAGCATCCAACTCACCCTGGAAGGGGCAGTCGACCGGCGCGCGCTGGAGAGCGCACTCGCGGGTGTCGCACAACGCCAGGAACTGCTCCGCACCACCTATCACACCGACGACGAAGGCCACCCGTACCAGCAGATCCACACCTCACTCCCACCCCCCGTACGGTGGCTGGAGATCACGGGCGAGCAGATCGACGAACCGGCCGCCGCCGAAGCCGCCGCCCCCTTCGACCTCGCCCGCGGTGGTCCCATCAGGTTCCTGCTGGCGAAGGCGTCGGACGAACTGTTCTTCCTCGTTGTGACCGTGCACCACATCATCTGGGACGGACTCTCGTTCGCAGCCCTGAGCGCCGACCTCACCGCACTGTACGAGCAGGCGCTCCACGGCAGCGAACCCACGCTGCGCCCCCTACCGGTGCAGTACGCCGACTTCGCCGCCTGGGAGCAACGGAACTGGTCGGAGGCCGCACACCAGGAGACGCTCGCCCACTGGCGTCGCCGCTTCACCCCGCTCCCGGCACGACCACCCCTGCTGACAGCCCGGCCGGGCGAGGCCGGTGCCGGGGAACGGGCCGGCCGGGTGGACCGCCGCATGCCCGACGGCGCCGCCCAGGGCCTGCGCAAACTCGCCACCGAGCACGCCACCACCGTCTTCACGGTCTACCTCGCCTGCCAACTGCTGGTCCTGCACCGCTACACCGGCGCCACCGATCTCACCCTGGGCACCACGGCGATGAACCGGGACACCTCCGGAGTGGAGGGCCTCGTCGGAAACTTCGGCAACACCCTGGCGTTGCGCTTCGACCTCGACGGTGACCCGGACTTCGGCGAACTGCTCACCCGGGTGCGACACACCTGCGAAACCGCCTACCAGCACCAGGGGTACCCGTACGACCTCCTGGTGGAGCGGCTGCGACCACCGGGTGAGCCCGATCGGCCCGTACTCTTCGACTCCCTCGCGCTCTTCCTCTCCCAAGAGGTGAGCGGGCCCCGACTGCCCGGTACCAAGGCCCGCTGGCAGACGGTCTTCACGGGCGCGACGGCCTTCCCGTTGGCGATCCAGGGATTCCTGACCGACGAGGGTCTTGACGTCGAGGCGACCTACGCCGCCGCCCTGTTCGACCAGCGGACCGTCTCCGACATGGTGGACCTCGTGGGCGAGACGATCACCAGGGCCGCCAGGCGGCCCCGTGCCCGGGTGAGCACGCTCATCGATCCCACCGAGTCAGAACGCGCGCCCCTCCTGGCGCGCGGGGCCGGCGAACGGACGGAGGCACCCCCCGCACTGCTGGACGAGTTCATCCAGCGCACGGTCCGGCACCCGGAAGCCACCGCACTCATCTGCGGTGGCCAGCAGTACACCTATCGCTGGCTCAGGGACCGGGCCCGTGCGCTGACCGCCCGACTGAAGGCCCTGGGCGCCGCGCCGGAGAGCACGGTCGCCCTGGTGCTGCCTCGCTCACCGGACATGGTCGCGGCCGTCCTCGCGGTGCTGGGCGCAGGGGCGGCCTATGTACCGGTCGACCCCGCCTATCCGGCCGACCGGGTGCGGTTCATGCTGACCGACAGCGCACCCACGGCGGTGCTCACCACGGCGCCACTCGCTGCCGACCTGCCGGACGGTACCGCTCCGCTGCTGCTCCTCGACGACCTGGACGCCACGGCCACGGTCGCGGCCACCGCGTCGGATGAGACCTGGCCACGGCCGAGCCCACCCGAGGCCGCCGCCTGGATCGGATACACCTCCGGCTCGACCGGGCGCCCCAAGGCGGTCGTCAACTCCCGCGGTGCGCTGGCGAGCCGGATCCAGTGGGCCGGGCACCTCTGGCCCCTCGACGAGGGAGAGGCACGCCTCGCCAAGAGCTCGCTCACCTTCATCGACGGCACCACGGAGATCCTGGAGACCCTGTCCGCGGGCGGCACCCTGTTGCTGGCCGACGACACGGAGAGCCGCGACGGACAGGCCCTCACCCAGCTGATCGCCTCCCACGGCGTGCGGCACATGATGGCCGTCCCCAGCCTGTTGCGCGGCATCGCCGGCACCCCCGGGGCCTTCGACGGGATGACCCGCGTGGTCTCCACCGGGGAGCCGCTGTCCGCCAAGCTCGCAGCGGAGTTGAGCGCGGCGGTTCCCCCCGGGGCGCTCGCCAACTCCTACGGTTGCTCGGAACTGGCCGGCGATGTGGTGGCGGGCCCGGTGCCCGGCACCACGACCACCGCCGTGCCCATCGGCCGACCCGTGCCGAACACCTCCGCGTATGTCCTCGACGACCGACTGCGCCTCGCCCCCGACGGAGTGGTCGGCGAGTTGTACATCGGCGGAGCCCAACTGGCCCGTGGCTATCGCGGCCAACCCGTCCTGACCGCCGAACGCTTCGTCGCCCACCCCTTCGCCGTGGGCGAGCGCCTCTATCGAACCGGCGACCTGGCTCGCTGGCATGGAACCGCGCTGGACCTCCTTGGCCGCCGGGACGATCAGGTCAAGATCCGTGGGCAGCGGGTGGAACTCGGTGAACTGGCCGCCGTCGCCCGTGCCGCGCCCGGAGTGGGCGACGCGGTCGTGGTCACCCGACCGGGGCCCGGGGACTCGCTCCAACTCCTCCTCTACGTCACCCCGCAGTCCGTCGGGCAGGAAGCCCCTTCCTCCCACGACTTCCGCGCCCTGCGGGCCCATCTGGAGCGCGCCCTGCCCGCGGCCCTGTTGCCGTCGGCGATCGTCCCGCTCCCCGTCCTCCCGCTCCTGCCCAACGGCAAGGTGAACCGCCTTGCGCTCCCTGTCCCGGCCGCTGAGGTCCCCGCCAGCCACCGGGCACCGAGCACCCCGGCGGAACGCGCCCTGTGCGCCGTTGTCGACCAGGTGCTGGAACGGGACGGTTCGACCTGCGGACCCGACGACGACTTCTTCGCGCTGGGCGGCGACAGCATCACCGCCATCTCGCTCGTCGCCAAGGCCACTCGGGCGGGCTTCCCCTTCTCGGTACCGGACGTCTTCGAGCATCGGACGGTGGCCGGCCTGCTCGGCGTCGCGCACTCCGGTACCGGGTCCGTCGCCACACCGGTTGCGCTGCCGATCGCCGCACACCGGTTGCGACGCTCCGGAGCCACGGTGGGCGAGTACGTCACGTCCTTGTGGTGGCGACCCGGCACCGCGGTGACCCTGCCCGATCTGGAACGTGCCCTGCGGAGCGCGACCAGTCGACACGAGGCGCTGCGGTTGGTCGTCGACACCCGACGCAAGACCTTGTGGAGGGCGTCGATCCAGTCCGCGCCGGGTGATGGACCGCTGGCGTCCATCGCTTCGGGCTCCCTCGACGAAGCGGTGGCCGTGGCGCGCGCCCAGGTGGACGTGACTCGTGGGCAGGTGCTGCACGCCGTGCTCGCCCCCGGTCCCACCATCGTCCTGGCGGCCCATGCGCTGGCCGTCGACGACACCTCACTCGATCTGCTGAGGCTGGAGATCAGCGCCTTCCTGGCGGGGGAGGAACCGAAGGGGGAGGGCACGCACTGGCCCCGCCCGCCCGAGGCGACACCCGGCCCGTGGGCCGAGCCCCTGCGCCAGGCGACCGCCCTGTGGCCCCAGCCCGGGGAGCCGGGAACCACCCGCACCCATCTCTGGGTGCGCACCCGGTCGTCGCGCAGCGAACACGAGACGGTGGGCGCCTGGCTCTACGCCCTGCGCCGATGGCTGGACACCGACGTCGCGGTGACCGACCGTCTGTTGCGTCCCGCACCGACGGATGCGATCGGGCCCCATTCCTGGCGACATCCCGTGCACGCCGCGGCGGGAGACACCGTGGCGACCCTCGCGGACCGGGACCGTGCCCTGGCGGCGACCGCAGGGGGATACGAGCCCTACCGCTACACCACCACGGCGGGCCGGCGCGCCTTCACCGGACTGCCGGAGGCGAACACGCTGATCAGACCAGGGGTCGAACCCACCGAGGGCGAACGGTTCACCGACACCGTGCGCGGACTGGAGCGGTTCTACGCGTTCGTCGCGTCCTTCGACGGCCGCGGTGGGGTGGGCCTGACAGCGGACCCCGCCGCACTTTCGGCCGCCGACGGCCTTCTCCACGACTGGGTGACCGCTCTGGAGGGCTGAGGGCTGACCCGGCGTACTCGCCGGGTTCGTACCGCGGGCACGGGAGAACGCAAAGAATCGCATCGGGGTCGGACAATACATCCGGCCCCGATGCATGGGGCGAGTGCGCACAACGGTGACGCACAACGGTGACGCACGACGCACCACGCGCTCAGCACCGCGACCGCGTTCGGCACCGTACGGGCCGGACGCGGTCGCGTCAGATGGTCTCGAACGAGGGCGGGATCCGCCCTCGCAGCGCTCGGAAGGGAGCCGTCAGCGGCTGCGCGCCCCGCTGCTCAACCGCCAGCCGGCGGCCTCCTCGTGGCTGCGCCACAAGTCCTGGTACTTCGCGCACCGAGTCAGCAGTTCCTGATGGGTGCCGCGGTCGAGAATGCGGCCGGCGTCCAGTACGACGATCTGGTCCGCCCCGACGACGGTGTGCAGCCGGTGGGCGACCATCAACAGGGTGCGCCGGCCGGCCAGTGCGCGCATCCAGCGGCGCACCACCAACTCGTTCATGGGGTCCAGCGCGGCCGTCGCCTCGTCGAGCAGGACCACCGGTGCGTCCTGGAGGGCGACACGGGCGAGGGACACCCGCTGCCGTTCGCCACCGGAGAGGCCGGAACTGCCCGAGCCGACCGGTGTCTCCCAGCCCCAGGGCAGCCGGGCGACGATCTCGTCCACGCCGGCGACACGAGCCGCGGCCAGCAACTCCTCTTCGCTGGCTCCCGGGCGTCCGAGGAGTACGTTCTCGCGGATCGTGCCCTCCAGGAGCACGACGTCCTGGAGGACGACCCCGAGGCTGCGATAGAGGTCGTCGGCCGAGAGCTCGCGCACATCGACCCCGCCGAGCAACACCTGACCTTGATCGGGGTCGATGAAGCGGGCCGCAAGGCGCAGCAACGAACTCTTGCCCGCACCGGACGCACCCACCAGCGCCGTCGTACTGCCCGGGGGCAGATCCAACTCGATCCCGTCCAGCGCCCAGTCGGATTCCGGGTACGAAAGCCGTACCTGTTGCAGGGTGAGTCGGAGCCCTCCGTCGGCGCCCGGCTGGGGAACCGGCGTGGGGTTGGACGCCATGGCCAGGGGCTCAGCGGCGAGGATGTCGGCGGCCCTGCGGATCGACGCGGCGCACAACCGCATCCCGCGGGCGAGTTCGGCGACCGCCCCGATCGGTTCGGTGAACCTGAGGACCAGGATGAGCAGGGCGATGAGCAATGCGACGTGTGCGTCGTCGTGGAGGAGCAGCCAACCGACGACCGCAGCCAGCGCCGCCACCGCCAGATGGATTGTGGTGCCGAAGCCGGCCCGCGCCAACAACTCCCGTCCCACGCCGGTCCGCATCACCTGCTCCCGTTCGTCGAGTGCGTCCGCGAGGAGTCGATGCCCCAACCCCAACTGGCCGCTGGCCCGCAGGGTCGGCTGGGCCTCGGCGAACTCGATGATCCGCGCGGTCGCCTCGGACTGCGCCCGATGGGTACGTTCCTCGCTGCGGTCGATCACGGCGCTGCTGCGGCGGTGCACCAGCCACAGCAGCGGTCCCGCCGCCACCATGACCAGGGCGGGTCGCCAGTCCACGGTCGCCGTGACGACGACGATGACCGCCGGTGTGATCACGCCCCGCAGCATCGGGGCCATGGCCAGCAGCACGGTCTTCGTCACATCGACGGCACCCGGCCAGATCGCCCGGATCAGGCTGCCGGTGTGGGCGGGGGAGAACCATCCGACGGGCAGCGTGGCCAGATGATGGGCGATGCGACGGTGGAGTGCGTTGATGGCGGCGATGGTCGTTTGCAGGGCGATGTCGGTCTGCCAGGCACGAAGCACCAGGGTCGCCACCACCGCCACGGCCAGCGCTGAGAACCAGGCCCAGGTGTGCGGTCCGTCGTCGAGTACGGATGTGAGCGTCGGCAGGGTCAGGCCGAACGCGACCCCTTCCAGCAGGGCGTAGCTGGCGGCGAGCCACAGTTGGCGCCGGTAGGCGCGTGCGGTCTGGGGGTCGAACAGGCCCAGAAGTGTGCGCAACATCAGGCCACGTGCTCCTTGCTCCGGTACGCGTTCCACATCTGTCGGTACACGCCCGCCACCGCGATGAGTTCCTCGTGCCGACCGATCTGTGCGACACGTCCCTGGTCGAGCACGACGATCTGGTCCACCTCGGTCACCGTGGCCGGTCGGTGTGCGATCACCAACACGGTCCGGCCCTCGGCCAGGACGGCGAGGGCCGACTGCACCTCCGCCTCGGTCTCCGGGTCGATACCGGCGGTCGCCTCGTCGAGGACGAGTACATCCGGGTCGGCGAGAAGCACCCGGGCGATGGCGATGCGCTGCCGCTCCCCACCGGAGAGCGTGGCGTCCTGTCCGGCGATCGCGTCGTACCCCTGGGGGAGGGCCTCGATCCTGTCGTGGATGCGGGCGGCCTTGGCCGCGGCGATGACCTCGGAGTCGGTGGCGTCGGGCTTCGCCAGTCGGATGTTGTCTCGGAGCGAGGTGCGGATCAGCTGGGCGTCCTGGAGGACGAAGCCCATGTGTCGGTAGAGGGTGCTGGTCGTCATCTCACGTACGTCCACACCGCCGATCAGGACCTGGCCCTCATCGGTGTCGTAGAACCGGGCGAGCAGCGCGGCGACCGTGGACTTGCCGGAGCCGGAAGGCCCCACGAGCGCGGTGATCGTGCCGGGCCGCAGTTCCAGGCTGACCTGGTGGAGCACGGGCTCGTCGGGCTGGTAGCCGAAGGTGACGTCGCGGAGCACCACGTCCCGGCCGGCAGGGTGTCGATCGAGTTCGGGTTCCGGCAGTGCCGGTGTGTCGAGCAGCCGACCAATGCGCTCGGCCGCGAGGTGTGCCGTGCGCATTCCGGCGCGGGCCGTTGCGATGTCCTGGAGCGGGCTGGAGACGGCCACTGCGACCAGGGCGAAGGGCAGCAGGTCTGGTGCCGAGAGCCAGCCCGCCGCGACCATGGCGCCGCCGGCACCGAGCACGAGGGCCATGGTCGTGACCGGGTCCACCAGGGCTCCGTTGCGTACGGTGCGTCGGTTCTCACGTACGTAAGCCGAGGTCTGTGCCGCCCGGAACCGATCGCTCGCGGCGACCATGGTGCCGGCGCCGTCACCCCTGCGCACCACGCGCAGGGTGGGCAGATCGCGGACGAGTTGGGTGATCGCGTCCACCAGCGAGGACAGGGCGACCATCACCCCGCGCTGACGTTCGCCGGCGCCGGACAGGAGGTGGCGCTGCTGGAAGTGGACCACGGTGCTGGGAAGGATCACGAGCAGTGTCAGCCGCCAGTCGACGGTGACCAGCCAGCCCACGGCGATCGAGGGGGTCACCACGGCGGCGACGACCTCCATCCGACCGTGTGCCACCGCTGCGTGCAGTTCTTCCACATCGCCTTGGAGGGTTTCCAGTGTGCGTCCGCCCGATCCTGCGGTGAACCAACCCAAGGGCAGTCGGGCCAGGTGCGATGCCACCCGGTTGCGGACCGAGCGCTGTACCCGCAGGTCGGCCCGGTGGCTCAGGGCGTAGGCGCTGAGTCGGAGCAGGAGTGCCGCCACGGCGGAGGCGGCGATGAGGAGCACTCCGAAGACGATGGGTTCGGTGCGACCCGATCCCAGCGCCTCATCCGCGATCAGCCACAGCCCGACATAGGGCAGCAGGGAA
Coding sequences within:
- a CDS encoding thioesterase II family protein is translated as MTYDPWLQPLRAPGGDATEHRARLVCWPHAGGSAAAFHSLAAALPGVDVRAVQLPGRGVRMAEEPVLEPGQALAGVLRALAGLPTVDGPLALLGHSMGAAMAHALAARVDPDLLVLSAWPANDRGAHRPGRTPSELVDFVRLLDSPGTDDLEESDVIDYLLPPLRADLALGDVLAPPRTVPQVKAPILLVYADDDPAIPPADVLAWSDLVDVRQRLRLPGGHFALFHETHTVAAAIEGFLGEGRAAKAGDPR
- a CDS encoding non-ribosomal peptide synthetase, whose amino-acid sequence is MSTSRQDTARQELLRRRLQALKLADDTSSSRAIRPRDDPYRAPLSFAQRRMWLHQQVNPDSSAYNVSIQLTLEGAVDRRALESALAGVAQRQELLRTTYHTDDEGHPYQQIHTSLPPPVRWLEITGEQIDEPAAAEAAAPFDLARGGPIRFLLAKASDELFFLVVTVHHIIWDGLSFAALSADLTALYEQALHGSEPTLRPLPVQYADFAAWEQRNWSEAAHQETLAHWRRRFTPLPARPPLLTARPGEAGAGERAGRVDRRMPDGAAQGLRKLATEHATTVFTVYLACQLLVLHRYTGATDLTLGTTAMNRDTSGVEGLVGNFGNTLALRFDLDGDPDFGELLTRVRHTCETAYQHQGYPYDLLVERLRPPGEPDRPVLFDSLALFLSQEVSGPRLPGTKARWQTVFTGATAFPLAIQGFLTDEGLDVEATYAAALFDQRTVSDMVDLVGETITRAARRPRARVSTLIDPTESERAPLLARGAGERTEAPPALLDEFIQRTVRHPEATALICGGQQYTYRWLRDRARALTARLKALGAAPESTVALVLPRSPDMVAAVLAVLGAGAAYVPVDPAYPADRVRFMLTDSAPTAVLTTAPLAADLPDGTAPLLLLDDLDATATVAATASDETWPRPSPPEAAAWIGYTSGSTGRPKAVVNSRGALASRIQWAGHLWPLDEGEARLAKSSLTFIDGTTEILETLSAGGTLLLADDTESRDGQALTQLIASHGVRHMMAVPSLLRGIAGTPGAFDGMTRVVSTGEPLSAKLAAELSAAVPPGALANSYGCSELAGDVVAGPVPGTTTTAVPIGRPVPNTSAYVLDDRLRLAPDGVVGELYIGGAQLARGYRGQPVLTAERFVAHPFAVGERLYRTGDLARWHGTALDLLGRRDDQVKIRGQRVELGELAAVARAAPGVGDAVVVTRPGPGDSLQLLLYVTPQSVGQEAPSSHDFRALRAHLERALPAALLPSAIVPLPVLPLLPNGKVNRLALPVPAAEVPASHRAPSTPAERALCAVVDQVLERDGSTCGPDDDFFALGGDSITAISLVAKATRAGFPFSVPDVFEHRTVAGLLGVAHSGTGSVATPVALPIAAHRLRRSGATVGEYVTSLWWRPGTAVTLPDLERALRSATSRHEALRLVVDTRRKTLWRASIQSAPGDGPLASIASGSLDEAVAVARAQVDVTRGQVLHAVLAPGPTIVLAAHALAVDDTSLDLLRLEISAFLAGEEPKGEGTHWPRPPEATPGPWAEPLRQATALWPQPGEPGTTRTHLWVRTRSSRSEHETVGAWLYALRRWLDTDVAVTDRLLRPAPTDAIGPHSWRHPVHAAAGDTVATLADRDRALAATAGGYEPYRYTTTAGRRAFTGLPEANTLIRPGVEPTEGERFTDTVRGLERFYAFVASFDGRGGVGLTADPAALSAADGLLHDWVTALEG
- a CDS encoding ABC transporter ATP-binding protein, with product MLRTLLGLFDPQTARAYRRQLWLAASYALLEGVAFGLTLPTLTSVLDDGPHTWAWFSALAVAVVATLVLRAWQTDIALQTTIAAINALHRRIAHHLATLPVGWFSPAHTGSLIRAIWPGAVDVTKTVLLAMAPMLRGVITPAVIVVVTATVDWRPALVMVAAGPLLWLVHRRSSAVIDRSEERTHRAQSEATARIIEFAEAQPTLRASGQLGLGHRLLADALDEREQVMRTGVGRELLARAGFGTTIHLAVAALAAVVGWLLLHDDAHVALLIALLILVLRFTEPIGAVAELARGMRLCAASIRRAADILAAEPLAMASNPTPVPQPGADGGLRLTLQQVRLSYPESDWALDGIELDLPPGSTTALVGASGAGKSSLLRLAARFIDPDQGQVLLGGVDVRELSADDLYRSLGVVLQDVVLLEGTIRENVLLGRPGASEEELLAAARVAGVDEIVARLPWGWETPVGSGSSGLSGGERQRVSLARVALQDAPVVLLDEATAALDPMNELVVRRWMRALAGRRTLLMVAHRLHTVVGADQIVVLDAGRILDRGTHQELLTRCAKYQDLWRSHEEAAGWRLSSGARSR
- a CDS encoding ABC transporter ATP-binding protein, yielding MTDRQKSSKPPRVDPRVFHELTADSRGLLRSALSLQALSAVLSLLPYVGLWLIADEALGSGRTEPIVFGVLLIAASAVAALLLRLSAYALSHRADLRVQRSVRNRVASHLARLPLGWFTAGSGGRTLETLQGDVEELHAAVAHGRMEVVAAVVTPSIAVGWLVTVDWRLTLLVILPSTVVHFQQRHLLSGAGERQRGVMVALSSLVDAITQLVRDLPTLRVVRRGDGAGTMVAASDRFRAAQTSAYVRENRRTVRNGALVDPVTTMALVLGAGGAMVAAGWLSAPDLLPFALVAVAVSSPLQDIATARAGMRTAHLAAERIGRLLDTPALPEPELDRHPAGRDVVLRDVTFGYQPDEPVLHQVSLELRPGTITALVGPSGSGKSTVAALLARFYDTDEGQVLIGGVDVREMTTSTLYRHMGFVLQDAQLIRTSLRDNIRLAKPDATDSEVIAAAKAARIHDRIEALPQGYDAIAGQDATLSGGERQRIAIARVLLADPDVLVLDEATAGIDPETEAEVQSALAVLAEGRTVLVIAHRPATVTEVDQIVVLDQGRVAQIGRHEELIAVAGVYRQMWNAYRSKEHVA